The Bacteroidota bacterium genome window below encodes:
- a CDS encoding DUF1295 domain-containing protein, whose product MALLHSLEKEGNWLFKHRGQLPLILFILAIPAVFSTSYDDLTPVQVKAFNYSAYILSILGFWVRSYTIGTTPRGTSGRNTEEQVAEQLNHSGIYSTVRHPLYLGNYLMWIGIVLFTKNIEFTIIVSLMYWLYYERIMFAEERFLERKFGQSYLDWAKGVPAFIPRFSSFQKSSIPFSMKSVLRREYSGVLATVIGFVFVDLLIGYKKWHTISLGKNLCIMLIITTVITIILRSLKHYTSVLKEEDRS is encoded by the coding sequence ATGGCACTACTGCATTCACTGGAAAAAGAAGGAAATTGGCTGTTTAAGCACAGGGGACAACTTCCGTTGATCTTATTCATTCTGGCAATTCCCGCTGTTTTTTCGACTTCGTATGATGACCTCACTCCGGTGCAGGTAAAAGCCTTTAATTATTCGGCTTATATTCTTTCCATTCTTGGATTTTGGGTGCGGAGTTATACGATAGGTACGACTCCCCGAGGGACTTCCGGTCGCAATACAGAGGAGCAGGTCGCTGAGCAGCTCAACCATAGTGGAATCTATTCAACGGTCCGACATCCATTATATTTGGGAAATTACCTAATGTGGATAGGAATAGTTCTGTTCACAAAAAACATTGAATTCACCATCATTGTTAGTTTGATGTACTGGTTGTATTACGAGCGAATCATGTTTGCAGAAGAACGTTTTCTCGAACGTAAATTTGGTCAGTCGTATCTGGATTGGGCAAAAGGAGTTCCGGCTTTCATTCCAAGATTCAGTTCATTTCAGAAAAGTTCAATACCATTTTCGATGAAAAGTGTGTTGAGAAGAGAGTATTCCGGAGTACTGGCAACAGTAATAGGGTTCGTATTTGTAGACCTTTTAATTGGCTATAAAAAGTGGCATACGATTAGTCTAGGAAAAAATTTATGTATCATGTTGATCATCACAACAGTTATCACCATCATTCTCCGCTCGTTGAAGCATTATACGAGTGTGTTGAAAGAAGAGGACAGAAGCTAA